GAACTTAATGCGATAGCACTTAGAAACCAGGAGGTCTTATACAAGATACTCTTCAAGGCTGTTTCTGAAACTCTTCTTGAGCTTGCTTTAGACCCTAAATATCTTGGAGCTCAAACAGGTATTACTGCACTTCTTCATACATGGGGGCAAAACCTTATGTTTCATCCTCATATACACTGCATAGTCCCATCAGGAGGGCTTTCAGCAGATGGAGTAAGGTGGATAAATTCAAAGAAGAAATTTTTTATCCCCGTTAGGGTGCTGTCCAAGAAATTCAAAGGAAAGTTTATAGCATACCTTCAAAATGCATATTTCAGCAAAGAGCTAAAATTCATGGGAGAAATAGAAGAACTGTCAAAAGCAGAACTATTTTTGTACCTTATGGAAAGCCTAAGGCAAAAGGATTGGGTTGTTTACTGTAAACCCCCATTCAAGAGTGTCGAATATGTGCTTCAGTATCTTGGCAGATATACTCATAGAGTAGCTATATCAAACAATAGGATAATATCCTGTGAGAAGGGTCTTGTTACATATAAGTGGAGAGATTATAGTAATAAAAATAAGGAAAAGCTGATGACTGTTACTTCAGAAGAGTTCATAAGGAGATTTCTGATGCACATCCTGCCTGATAAATTTGTTAAGATAAGACACTATGGAATACTTGGGAACAGAAATAAAAAAACAAAGCTAGAAAAATGCAAGAGGCTCACAGGTACTAGAACTACGGTGAACTTGAAAGGCAACAAAAGATTAAGTATAGAAGAGCTAATACTAAAGATTTCAGGTAAAGACATAACAAAGTGCCCATGCTGCGGCAGCGGAATAATGAGAAAAACAGGAAGCTTACAGCCTACAGCTTGCTCTCCTCCCATGAAAATTAAAACTGTATAAACCGAAGGTTGTTTGGGGAGGGGGAAGGTGTATCTTAGTAGCATTAACGTGTCAAAATATTTCAAAAATATCGATAAGGTTTCAGAGAATATATGGTAAAATTATAAATGTAAAGTCAAAATTATTCTGTTGTCAGGGATGTAAAAAATTCAGTTCCCATAGACAGCCTAATCGGCTTCGTTCAACTTAGTGTATTTGAAATAGAGCATGAACTGAATTCTTAGTCAGCGTCTGCAACAGCTTTTAACAGGCGTTGATTAAAAGCGTACTTTACTTCAAATACACTACTAAGTGTTATCGGACATAAAAATTCATATTTAAAGAAAGAACTAACATAAAACTTTATAGTTAATTGAGAGTAGGAGGAGAAAAAACAAATGTGGATATCATACATACCATGTCCTCAGGAATGCATAGAGATTAAGGTTGATTGTGCTGAAGAGGTATATAGACATTGGGAGGATCTAGAAAATAAGTTGAAAAGTTCTAGGTATTTAATTAATACTAGTAATCCTATTTTTCAAATTCTTGACAAGGTGACAGATATAAATATTAGTGAAACAACACTGTATAGAGCTAGAATAAATGAAAAAATAAGAAATGGAGGAGAAGGTAAATTCAACAAAAATGAATTAAAGGCTCCACCATCAGAATTGTGTAAATCAGGTAGGTTAAATCCTGCTGGGGTATCTTATTTGTACTTATCTGATTCAAAAGAAACTTGTGTATCTGAAGTAAGGCCGTGGATAGGATCAGAAGTTGAAGTTGCTGAATTTTATCCAGTGAGCAACCTCTTAATTAAAGACTTGACAATTAATGATAAGGATGACCAAGGAATAAGAAACCTCAAGTTAGTTTTAGGAGAAAATTTTTCTAAGCCTATATCAAGTAATAATATTGAAACTGAATATAGGATTACTCAATGTTTAGCTGAATATATTAGGGACTACTGCAAAAATTCAAATGGACAGAGTTATGATGGAATTAAGTTTTCAAGCTCTGCATTTCAAGGTGGCTATAACATTGTTATTTTTGAGCCTAGCAAAATGAGAATTGGCTCAATCATCGGAAGAGCAAAGATAGAAAATGTAATAATTGAATTTTGACATTTTAAAGTTAAGTAACTAAATTCAATTTTGCGACGAGTTATAGAAGATTAACAACTACGTCCGATAACAATGCATTCAAGTTCGCTTTGGCTCGGAGAGGGTTTGGACAAGTGACTTGATTGAGTGGAGTTTAGTTTTGAAGTTAGGCAGCAATTAAAGCACCGCCAAAGCACACTCCTTCACCGGCGCAAGCGCAGCTCTGGGGTAGTTCTCTGAGGTCCGGCTCAGGAACGTCTTGAGTGCGAAACGTTAGATGTAATTTAGAATAAACAGAGTGGTTTTTAAAAGTTTCATAATCTTTAATCACATAATAATTTAATATCATTACGGTACTTGGTTTTATTATAAAGACAAGTATAGGAAGGTGAAAACATTGACAAAGATTAAATTGAAAGACTTAATAACAGTATTAGATAGAGATGTGGTTAAATATAATTCATGCATCGAAATGAATTTTTGTATTGATAATGATACAGAATATGAAGATTGTTGGCTTGGGAAAATGCCAGATAGGGATAATCGTGGCAAAGAAATATATTGGTATGGATTAGTGCCAGATGGCTCGCAAGCATATGACTATGATAAACTAGAGGATATTTTAAATGCTAAAGTATTTCATGGTAAAAGTTTAAGGGATGTTATTGAAGAGATAACTTGGTATTCATTAGATGGATGTAGTATAGAAGACAGATTATCAGATTACATAGATGTTAATGCAAAAAATCTAAAGAGGTCTGCACCTATAAATATTAAGTAGAATAGTATATTGCATTGTTTAATTCTCAGCTTTATTTTATCGTGAAATATATTTAATGTTTAATATACTAGATTTTGTTTAAGGTGTAGTGGCTAAAACTACATCTAACAAAATGTTGCTGTCCGCCTTGGCTGGTGGACTTTTCTTATATAGTATTGTGTAAATATATGGTTTATAATCTATATAAAGGTTAGTGTTGATTGCCGCCAAGGCACATTTTGAAAACTAAGATAGGAGTTATCTAAGTTTTCAAAACGTCAGCAACCCGAAACGTTATATGTAATTTTTATATAAGAGCGGTAGCTCATCTTGCAGGTTAGTAACTTTTTTAAAAAGACATCATATTATATAGCGAAAAAGGACCATTATTTATGACCATGGTCTATAAATGCAAAAGGAGGCTATATAATGGCTCTTGAAAAATATGTAGACAAACTTCCTATTCCACCAGTGCTTGCACCTGTTTCCTCTGATACTGGTGTTGATTACTATGAAGTTACAATGAAGGAAATTACTCAAAAACTTCACAGGGACCTTGAACCAACTACTTTATACGCTTATGAAGGAATATATCCAGGACCTACAATTGTGGCTGAAAGTAATAA
The genomic region above belongs to Clostridium swellfunianum and contains:
- a CDS encoding IS91 family transposase, whose translation is MIEVQNIFQEFGTRYRQKHKLPLNQLKAMSSIEACRTSALGGHVDKCDECGHTRISYNSCRSRHCPKCQSLAKEQWLENRKDDLLSVVYFHVVFTLPSELNAIALRNQEVLYKILFKAVSETLLELALDPKYLGAQTGITALLHTWGQNLMFHPHIHCIVPSGGLSADGVRWINSKKKFFIPVRVLSKKFKGKFIAYLQNAYFSKELKFMGEIEELSKAELFLYLMESLRQKDWVVYCKPPFKSVEYVLQYLGRYTHRVAISNNRIISCEKGLVTYKWRDYSNKNKEKLMTVTSEEFIRRFLMHILPDKFVKIRHYGILGNRNKKTKLEKCKRLTGTRTTVNLKGNKRLSIEELILKISGKDITKCPCCGSGIMRKTGSLQPTACSPPMKIKTV
- a CDS encoding RES family NAD+ phosphorylase: MWISYIPCPQECIEIKVDCAEEVYRHWEDLENKLKSSRYLINTSNPIFQILDKVTDINISETTLYRARINEKIRNGGEGKFNKNELKAPPSELCKSGRLNPAGVSYLYLSDSKETCVSEVRPWIGSEVEVAEFYPVSNLLIKDLTINDKDDQGIRNLKLVLGENFSKPISSNNIETEYRITQCLAEYIRDYCKNSNGQSYDGIKFSSSAFQGGYNIVIFEPSKMRIGSIIGRAKIENVIIEF